A window from Pangasianodon hypophthalmus isolate fPanHyp1 chromosome 4, fPanHyp1.pri, whole genome shotgun sequence encodes these proteins:
- the ss18 gene encoding protein SSXT isoform X1, which yields MSVAFAPHRQRGKGDITPAGIQKLLDENNQLIQCIMDFQSKGKTAECSHYQQMLHRNLVYLATIADSNQNMQSLLPAPPTQNMGMSGGMNQSGAPPQPPHGHSMPSDGPPSGPHMQNQMNGQMPGPNHMPMQGPGPNQPPNMPSGTMNMPPSSHGSMGAYNHAVPSSQGMSSQGQMNMSQGQPMGSYGPRPSMNMQPNQGPMMHQQPPSQQYNMPPGGGGQHYQGQQNPMGMMGQGNHVMGQRPMPPYRPPQQGPPQQYPGQEDYYGEQYSHGGQGAPEGNTQYGQQQEAYQQGPPQPQGYPAQQQYPAQQGYPGQQQGYGPSQGGPGQYPNYPQGQGQQYGAYRPPQPGPPQGQPQRPYGYDQGQYGNYQQ from the exons ATGTCGGTGGCTTTCGCGCCTCACAGACAACGCGGGAAGGGTGATATTACACCCGCGGGGATACAGAAG tTACTGGATGAAAACAATCAGCTGATTCAGTGCATCATGGACTTCCAGAGCAAAGGGAAAACAGCAGAATGTTCACA TTACCAGCAGATGCTTCACAGAAATTTGGTCTACTTGGCCACAATAGCAGACTCCAATCAGAACATGCAGTCTCTCCTCCCGGCT CCCCCCACACAGAACATGGGCATGTCAGGGGGCATGAATCAGAGCGGTGCGCCCCCACAGCCCCCCCACGGCCACAGCATGCCCTCAGACGGCCCGCCTTCTGGCCCACACATGCAGAACCAGATGAACGGTCAGATGCCTG GACCAAACCACATGCCCATGCAGGGCCCAGGGCCCAACCAGCCTCCCAACATGCCGAGCGGCACCATGAACATGCCTCCCAGCAGCCACGGCTCCATGGGCGCCTACAACCATGCCGTTCCCTCCTCCCAGGGCATGAGCAGCCAGGGCCAGATGAACATGAGCCAGGGCCAGCCAATGGGCAGCTACGGTCCCAGACCCAGCATGAACATGCAGCCCAACCAAG GTCCCATGATGCACCAGCAGCCTCCCTCGCAGCAGTACAACATGCCCCCTGGTGGTGGCGGGCAGCATTACCAGGGACAGCAGAACCCCATGGGCATGATGGGCCAGGGCAACCATGTGATGGGACAGAGGCCCATGCCTCCATACAGACCACCTCAGCAAG gcCCGCCGCAGCAGTACCCGGGCCAGGAGGACTACTACGGAGAACAGTACAGCCATGGAGGCCAGGGGGCACCTGAGG GAAACACACAGTATGGTCAGCAGCAGGAAGCGTATCAGCAAGGCCCCCCTCAGCCGCAGGGCTACCCAGCACAGCAGCAGTACCCAGCACAGCAGGGCTACCCGGGCCAGCAGCAAGGATACG GGCCTTCTCAAGGTGGTCCTGGACAGTACCCCAATTACCCACAAGGCCAAGGGCAGCAGTATGGAGCGTACAGGCCACCTCAGCCTGGTCCTCCACAAGGCCAACCACAGCGCCCATACGGTTATGACCAG GGTCAATATGGCAACTACCAGCAGTAA
- the ss18 gene encoding protein SSXT isoform X3, producing MSVAFAPHRQRGKGDITPAGIQKLLDENNQLIQCIMDFQSKGKTAECSHYQQMLHRNLVYLATIADSNQNMQSLLPAPPTQNMGMSGGMNQSGAPPQPPHGHSMPSDGPPSGPHMQNQMNGQMPGPNHMPMQGPGPNQPPNMPSGTMNMPPSSHGSMGAYNHAVPSSQGMSSQGQMNMSQGQPMGSYGPRPSMNMQPNQGPMMHQQPPSQQYNMPPGGGGQHYQGQQNPMGMMGQGNHVMGQRPMPPYRPPQQGPPQQYPGQEDYYGEQYSHGGQGAPEGNTQYGQQQEAYQQGPPQPQGYPAQQQYPAQQGYPGQQQGYGPSQGGPGQYPNYPQGQGQQYGAYRPPQPGPPQGQPQRPYGYDQGHMRK from the exons ATGTCGGTGGCTTTCGCGCCTCACAGACAACGCGGGAAGGGTGATATTACACCCGCGGGGATACAGAAG tTACTGGATGAAAACAATCAGCTGATTCAGTGCATCATGGACTTCCAGAGCAAAGGGAAAACAGCAGAATGTTCACA TTACCAGCAGATGCTTCACAGAAATTTGGTCTACTTGGCCACAATAGCAGACTCCAATCAGAACATGCAGTCTCTCCTCCCGGCT CCCCCCACACAGAACATGGGCATGTCAGGGGGCATGAATCAGAGCGGTGCGCCCCCACAGCCCCCCCACGGCCACAGCATGCCCTCAGACGGCCCGCCTTCTGGCCCACACATGCAGAACCAGATGAACGGTCAGATGCCTG GACCAAACCACATGCCCATGCAGGGCCCAGGGCCCAACCAGCCTCCCAACATGCCGAGCGGCACCATGAACATGCCTCCCAGCAGCCACGGCTCCATGGGCGCCTACAACCATGCCGTTCCCTCCTCCCAGGGCATGAGCAGCCAGGGCCAGATGAACATGAGCCAGGGCCAGCCAATGGGCAGCTACGGTCCCAGACCCAGCATGAACATGCAGCCCAACCAAG GTCCCATGATGCACCAGCAGCCTCCCTCGCAGCAGTACAACATGCCCCCTGGTGGTGGCGGGCAGCATTACCAGGGACAGCAGAACCCCATGGGCATGATGGGCCAGGGCAACCATGTGATGGGACAGAGGCCCATGCCTCCATACAGACCACCTCAGCAAG gcCCGCCGCAGCAGTACCCGGGCCAGGAGGACTACTACGGAGAACAGTACAGCCATGGAGGCCAGGGGGCACCTGAGG GAAACACACAGTATGGTCAGCAGCAGGAAGCGTATCAGCAAGGCCCCCCTCAGCCGCAGGGCTACCCAGCACAGCAGCAGTACCCAGCACAGCAGGGCTACCCGGGCCAGCAGCAAGGATACG GGCCTTCTCAAGGTGGTCCTGGACAGTACCCCAATTACCCACAAGGCCAAGGGCAGCAGTATGGAGCGTACAGGCCACCTCAGCCTGGTCCTCCACAAGGCCAACCACAGCGCCCATACGGTTATGACCAG GGGCACATGAGGAAATAA
- the ss18 gene encoding protein SSXT isoform X2 has product MSVAFAPHRQRGKGDITPAGIQKLLDENNQLIQCIMDFQSKGKTAECSHYQQMLHRNLVYLATIADSNQNMQSLLPAPPTQNMGMSGGMNQSGAPPQPPHGHSMPSDGPPSGPHMQNQMNGQMPGPNHMPMQGPGPNQPPNMPSGTMNMPPSSHGSMGAYNHAVPSSQGMSSQGQMNMSQGQPMGSYGPRPSMNMQPNQGPMMHQQPPSQQYNMPPGGGGQHYQGQQNPMGMMGQGNHVMGQRPMPPYRPPQQGPPQQYPGQEDYYGEQYSHGGQGAPEGNTQYGQQQEAYQQGPPQPQGYPAQQQYPAQQGYPGQQQGYGPSQGGPGQYPNYPQGQGQQYGAYRPPQPGPPQGQPQRPYGYDQCLRRQS; this is encoded by the exons ATGTCGGTGGCTTTCGCGCCTCACAGACAACGCGGGAAGGGTGATATTACACCCGCGGGGATACAGAAG tTACTGGATGAAAACAATCAGCTGATTCAGTGCATCATGGACTTCCAGAGCAAAGGGAAAACAGCAGAATGTTCACA TTACCAGCAGATGCTTCACAGAAATTTGGTCTACTTGGCCACAATAGCAGACTCCAATCAGAACATGCAGTCTCTCCTCCCGGCT CCCCCCACACAGAACATGGGCATGTCAGGGGGCATGAATCAGAGCGGTGCGCCCCCACAGCCCCCCCACGGCCACAGCATGCCCTCAGACGGCCCGCCTTCTGGCCCACACATGCAGAACCAGATGAACGGTCAGATGCCTG GACCAAACCACATGCCCATGCAGGGCCCAGGGCCCAACCAGCCTCCCAACATGCCGAGCGGCACCATGAACATGCCTCCCAGCAGCCACGGCTCCATGGGCGCCTACAACCATGCCGTTCCCTCCTCCCAGGGCATGAGCAGCCAGGGCCAGATGAACATGAGCCAGGGCCAGCCAATGGGCAGCTACGGTCCCAGACCCAGCATGAACATGCAGCCCAACCAAG GTCCCATGATGCACCAGCAGCCTCCCTCGCAGCAGTACAACATGCCCCCTGGTGGTGGCGGGCAGCATTACCAGGGACAGCAGAACCCCATGGGCATGATGGGCCAGGGCAACCATGTGATGGGACAGAGGCCCATGCCTCCATACAGACCACCTCAGCAAG gcCCGCCGCAGCAGTACCCGGGCCAGGAGGACTACTACGGAGAACAGTACAGCCATGGAGGCCAGGGGGCACCTGAGG GAAACACACAGTATGGTCAGCAGCAGGAAGCGTATCAGCAAGGCCCCCCTCAGCCGCAGGGCTACCCAGCACAGCAGCAGTACCCAGCACAGCAGGGCTACCCGGGCCAGCAGCAAGGATACG GGCCTTCTCAAGGTGGTCCTGGACAGTACCCCAATTACCCACAAGGCCAAGGGCAGCAGTATGGAGCGTACAGGCCACCTCAGCCTGGTCCTCCACAAGGCCAACCACAGCGCCCATACGGTTATGACCAG